A stretch of the Coprobacillus cateniformis genome encodes the following:
- a CDS encoding SpaA isopeptide-forming pilin-related protein, with amino-acid sequence MIKSKFKRVTSLFLATLMCVTTFAGIGSTTAYAASGEKADVYMVDFPRDGDANYDGVWGHSNLTLKNGWHTGRSNFTNLKAIGSYSGNVAYCIEPGISLKVGQTMNKYDENYFNNLAANGVISGDEIRLFVGRILQYGYRGTISTSWRSQNEAAANSIAQAYATQLLIWETVIGERDANFNHVAASGCSNVKDVINAKHPLRNKIFSYYNSMVQSVQNHATIPSFCNKSSGSAKTIELEWNGSKYTTTLTDSNNVLSKYNFKASISGVSFSVNGNKLTVSMDTAPSKEFTITATKKNAVRRGVVVWSEGKHGQNSSVQDVVSYAQEVSDSINGYVKMKVSYGSCQIVKTSEDGKVDGINFTITGNGINQTVTTANGGKFQIDNLMPGIYTVTEQAYDKYEPQETHRVTVVAGQVAKVNFNNKLKRGDLQVVKSSEDNLVEGVKFHLFGTSLSGDAVDQYAVTDKDGVATFKDVLISGSEPYTLEEVDTAIRYVVPKNQTAPVKWKEVTTRNFNNILKKFTATVTKSDAEKGEAQGNAKLSGAVYGIYKGETLVDKYVTDENGQFTTKEYVCDTDWTIREITPSEGYLLDKTIHEVGADPKLYEVEHNLTSNDVTEQVIKGNVAIIKHTDDGETKIETPEKGASFEIYLKSAGSYDAANKDERDTIVCDENGFGQTKDMPYGIYTVHQTSGWEGREMMDDFDVFISQNAQTYRYLINNRNFESFVNVVKVDAESGKSIPYAGAGFKIYDPQGNQVKMTFTYPTPTTIDVFYTDANGSLVTPEKLDYGKGYSIVEVQAPYGYVLDDTPVYFDITEENSTEEGGVTVVKVNKPNMAQKGTITVEKTGEVFSGVNVSGSEDSDVIYQPVYEVAGLEGAVYEVRAAEDISTPDGTLRYSKGEVVDTITTSSDGFVKSKELYLGKYEVKEITAPYGMVVSGETHTVELTYAGQNISVTETSTSFYNERQKVQVSLAKAIEKDKTFGIGDNGEIKNISFGLYAAEDIVSASGTVIPADGLIEIVSVNENGTAVMKSDPPFGKYYVKEIATDEHYVLSDTKYPVVFEYAGQDTATVEIKVNDGKEIKNELIYGSVSGKKIDENGEALEGAVIGIFKAEETEFTKDTALMTTTSAKDGSFSFEKVPYGKWIVREIEQPKGFVLDEKAYEVNISKAEQVVEIEIVNEYVHGNIRLTKVDAEYPDNKLMGATFEVYKDTNENGKIDDGDELIGNLEETETGIYEMKELLYGKYIVRETKAPEGFLLDKGEYSVFIEKDETTYSVENKAGVGFINEAMRGTLKIVKTSSDGKVKGFAFRVTGANGYDMTFETDKNGEIVIEGLRIGEYTISEVANNASAAYITPADQNVTIKLDETAVVKMHNELRDTPKTGDNTNMKLWYVLAGLSSVGIAVTSVVAHKKKKKEGNE; translated from the coding sequence ATGATAAAGTCAAAATTCAAAAGAGTCACGTCGCTTTTCTTGGCGACCCTTATGTGTGTGACCACTTTTGCAGGCATTGGCTCGACAACAGCATATGCTGCTTCGGGAGAAAAAGCCGATGTTTATATGGTCGATTTCCCTCGTGATGGCGATGCTAATTACGATGGGGTATGGGGACACAGCAATTTGACCTTGAAAAATGGTTGGCATACCGGACGTTCCAATTTTACCAATCTTAAGGCTATTGGCTCATACTCAGGTAATGTTGCTTATTGTATTGAGCCGGGAATTTCGCTCAAGGTCGGTCAGACAATGAATAAGTATGACGAAAATTATTTTAATAACCTTGCAGCCAATGGGGTTATTTCCGGAGATGAAATCCGTCTTTTCGTTGGTCGTATTTTACAGTATGGCTATCGTGGGACAATCTCGACATCTTGGAGGTCACAGAATGAAGCGGCAGCAAACAGCATTGCACAGGCTTATGCCACGCAGCTTCTTATCTGGGAAACTGTTATCGGAGAGCGTGATGCAAACTTCAATCATGTAGCAGCCAGTGGTTGCAGCAATGTGAAAGATGTCATCAATGCAAAGCATCCGCTCCGCAATAAGATTTTCAGTTATTACAACAGTATGGTACAGAGTGTACAGAACCATGCGACCATACCGAGCTTTTGTAATAAATCATCCGGTTCGGCAAAGACAATAGAGCTTGAGTGGAACGGAAGTAAGTACACAACTACTCTGACAGACTCCAATAATGTGCTGTCCAAATATAATTTCAAGGCAAGCATCAGTGGAGTAAGTTTTTCAGTGAATGGTAACAAACTTACGGTTTCTATGGACACCGCACCGAGTAAGGAATTTACCATTACCGCAACGAAGAAAAATGCAGTCCGCAGAGGTGTGGTTGTATGGTCAGAGGGCAAACACGGTCAGAACTCCAGTGTGCAGGATGTTGTCAGCTATGCTCAGGAAGTAAGCGACAGTATCAACGGTTATGTGAAGATGAAAGTCAGCTATGGTTCTTGTCAGATTGTAAAGACCAGTGAGGACGGCAAAGTTGACGGTATTAACTTCACGATTACCGGAAACGGTATCAATCAGACAGTTACAACAGCTAATGGCGGTAAGTTCCAGATTGATAACCTTATGCCGGGTATCTATACTGTAACCGAGCAGGCATACGATAAGTACGAGCCGCAGGAAACACATAGAGTTACTGTTGTAGCAGGACAGGTTGCAAAGGTCAATTTCAATAACAAATTGAAGCGTGGCGACCTTCAGGTAGTGAAGTCCTCAGAAGATAACCTTGTTGAAGGTGTGAAGTTCCATCTTTTCGGTACTTCTCTTTCCGGTGATGCTGTTGACCAGTATGCAGTTACGGATAAAGACGGTGTGGCAACTTTCAAAGATGTGCTTATCAGTGGTTCTGAACCATATACTCTTGAAGAAGTGGACACAGCTATCCGTTATGTTGTGCCAAAAAATCAGACTGCACCAGTGAAGTGGAAAGAAGTAACCACAAGAAACTTCAATAATATTTTGAAGAAGTTTACTGCAACAGTAACAAAGAGCGACGCTGAGAAAGGCGAAGCACAGGGCAATGCCAAACTTTCGGGAGCAGTTTACGGTATCTATAAGGGAGAAACGCTTGTAGATAAGTATGTTACTGATGAAAACGGTCAGTTCACTACTAAAGAATATGTTTGTGATACCGATTGGACAATCCGAGAAATTACACCGTCAGAGGGATATTTGCTTGATAAGACTATCCATGAAGTAGGTGCAGACCCGAAACTTTATGAGGTGGAACACAACCTTACTTCCAATGATGTAACCGAGCAGGTAATCAAAGGTAACGTGGCTATCATTAAACACACTGATGATGGAGAAACAAAGATTGAAACTCCTGAAAAGGGAGCTTCCTTTGAGATTTATCTGAAATCTGCCGGAAGCTATGACGCAGCCAATAAAGACGAGAGAGATACTATCGTTTGCGATGAAAATGGCTTCGGTCAGACAAAAGATATGCCGTATGGTATTTATACCGTACACCAGACTTCCGGTTGGGAAGGCAGAGAGATGATGGATGATTTTGATGTGTTCATTTCACAGAACGCACAGACTTATCGTTATCTCATCAATAACCGTAACTTCGAGAGCTTTGTCAATGTAGTCAAGGTGGATGCAGAAAGCGGAAAGAGTATTCCGTATGCAGGAGCAGGATTTAAGATTTACGACCCGCAGGGCAATCAGGTCAAAATGACCTTTACTTATCCGACACCGACCACGATTGATGTGTTCTATACCGACGCAAACGGTTCTCTTGTAACACCTGAAAAACTGGATTACGGCAAGGGATATTCTATCGTAGAGGTACAAGCTCCATACGGGTATGTACTTGATGATACTCCGGTATATTTTGATATTACCGAAGAAAATTCCACAGAGGAAGGCGGCGTAACTGTTGTGAAAGTCAATAAACCGAATATGGCACAGAAAGGTACTATCACGGTTGAAAAGACCGGAGAAGTATTTAGTGGTGTCAATGTAAGTGGTTCTGAGGACAGTGATGTTATCTATCAGCCTGTTTATGAAGTGGCAGGACTTGAGGGTGCAGTTTATGAGGTCCGTGCTGCGGAAGATATTAGTACACCGGACGGTACACTCCGCTATTCAAAGGGCGAAGTGGTAGATACTATCACAACAAGCTCCGATGGATTTGTGAAGAGCAAAGAACTTTATCTCGGAAAATACGAGGTCAAGGAAATTACTGCACCTTACGGAATGGTAGTGAGTGGCGAAACACATACGGTTGAGCTTACTTACGCAGGTCAGAATATCTCTGTTACCGAAACTTCCACATCGTTCTATAACGAAAGACAGAAAGTTCAGGTAAGCCTTGCAAAAGCCATTGAAAAGGACAAGACATTTGGTATTGGCGACAACGGAGAAATCAAAAACATCAGCTTTGGTCTTTATGCCGCAGAAGATATTGTATCTGCAAGCGGTACAGTTATTCCGGCTGATGGACTGATTGAGATTGTCAGCGTAAATGAAAATGGAACTGCTGTTATGAAGTCAGACCCTCCGTTTGGCAAATACTATGTCAAAGAGATTGCAACCGATGAGCATTATGTTCTCTCTGATACGAAGTATCCGGTTGTGTTTGAATACGCAGGTCAGGATACCGCAACAGTTGAAATCAAAGTAAATGATGGAAAAGAAATCAAGAATGAACTTATCTATGGTTCTGTATCAGGTAAGAAGATTGACGAGAACGGAGAAGCACTTGAGGGTGCTGTTATCGGTATCTTCAAAGCCGAAGAAACAGAATTTACAAAGGATACTGCACTTATGACGACTACCTCTGCAAAAGACGGTAGTTTTTCTTTTGAAAAAGTTCCTTATGGCAAATGGATTGTAAGAGAAATCGAGCAGCCAAAGGGATTTGTTCTTGATGAAAAAGCGTATGAGGTCAATATCAGCAAAGCCGAGCAGGTAGTTGAAATTGAGATTGTCAATGAGTATGTTCACGGCAATATCAGACTCACGAAGGTGGACGCTGAATATCCGGATAACAAACTTATGGGTGCAACCTTTGAGGTATATAAGGACACCAATGAGAACGGAAAGATTGATGATGGCGATGAACTTATCGGAAATCTTGAAGAAACCGAAACCGGAATTTATGAGATGAAAGAGCTGCTTTACGGAAAATATATTGTTCGTGAAACCAAAGCACCGGAGGGCTTCCTGCTTGATAAGGGAGAATACTCTGTTTTCATTGAGAAAGACGAAACAACTTATTCCGTTGAGAATAAGGCAGGTGTTGGATTTATCAATGAAGCTATGCGTGGAACACTGAAAATCGTTAAGACATCTTCAGACGGTAAGGTTAAAGGTTTTGCGTTCAGAGTAACCGGAGCAAACGGCTATGATATGACATTTGAAACAGATAAGAACGGCGAAATCGTGATTGAGGGACTTCGTATTGGCGAATATACCATATCAGAAGTGGCAAACAATGCGTCTGCCGCATATATCACACCTGCCGACCAGAATGTTACTATCAAACTTGATGAAACAGCCGTTGTAAAAATGCACAATGAGTTAAGAGATACGCCGAAAACAGGAGATAATACCAATATGAAACTTTGGTATGTCCTTGCCGGACTTTCTTCTGTCGGTATCGCCGTAACTTCTGTTGTTGCACACAAAAAGAAGAAAAAGGAGGGTAACGAGTAA
- a CDS encoding TnpV protein — MNTIRLKITTKGVWTMNELTYTMVGDYSLPNLKLPQQPEVTLGRYAQMRREFLKEHHRVLYYNLLTRGELTQHLAEVEQRASKMEETILSQMAQKEGVTEQMKAEDMMKWVRLMNSLRSSAQEIVKAEVIFA; from the coding sequence ATGAATACAATAAGGTTGAAAATAACGACGAAAGGAGTTTGGACAATGAACGAACTGACCTACACGATGGTGGGCGATTACAGCCTTCCGAACCTGAAACTTCCACAGCAGCCGGAAGTGACTTTGGGCAGATACGCTCAGATGAGGAGAGAGTTTCTGAAGGAACATCACAGAGTCCTTTACTACAATCTCCTGACGAGGGGCGAACTGACACAGCACTTGGCGGAAGTGGAACAGAGAGCCAGCAAGATGGAGGAAACAATCCTGAGCCAGATGGCACAGAAAGAGGGAGTGACCGAACAGATGAAAGCAGAGGATATGATGAAATGGGTTCGTCTGATGAACTCCCTTCGCAGCTCGGCACAGGAAATCGTGAAAGCGGAAGTGATATTCGCTTAG
- a CDS encoding ParB/RepB/Spo0J family partition protein, whose protein sequence is MAGRKSDFTLTKLDDLFTTQAQRDEEQLSKIRDIPLELIDDFPDHPFKVRDDEDMMQLVESVKERGVITPATVRQKEDGRYELVSGHRRKRACELAGFETLRSEIVDLNRDEATILMVESNFQRSEILPSEKAFAYKMRLEAMKRQAGRPRKENVSPVGTNLRTDEQIAQETGDSRNQIHRYVRLTNLVPELLEFVDEGRIKMRPAVELSYLDEDCQRDVVDEIDLNDATPSHDQTIRMRKLFNEGNLTTEAIHAVMSEEKPNQKEKIVLRGDRVRQLIPKNIPVSQTEDFVCKALEHYNKFLRNRAERDSR, encoded by the coding sequence ATGGCAGGAAGAAAGAGCGACTTCACTCTCACGAAGCTCGATGATTTATTTACCACTCAGGCACAGAGAGATGAAGAACAGCTTTCAAAAATCCGAGATATTCCATTGGAGCTGATTGATGATTTTCCCGACCACCCGTTTAAGGTCAGGGACGATGAAGATATGATGCAGCTTGTGGAGAGTGTCAAGGAAAGAGGGGTTATTACTCCGGCAACGGTAAGGCAGAAAGAGGACGGCAGATATGAACTTGTTTCAGGACACAGACGAAAGCGAGCTTGTGAACTGGCAGGATTTGAAACACTGAGAAGTGAGATTGTAGACCTGAACAGAGATGAAGCGACCATTTTAATGGTTGAGAGTAATTTCCAGAGGTCAGAGATATTGCCAAGTGAAAAAGCCTTTGCCTATAAAATGCGTTTGGAAGCAATGAAAAGACAAGCAGGCAGACCAAGAAAAGAAAATGTGTCCCCAGTGGGGACGAATTTACGAACTGATGAACAAATTGCACAGGAAACAGGGGACAGCAGAAATCAGATACACCGATATGTGCGTCTGACAAACCTTGTTCCTGAACTGCTTGAATTTGTTGATGAGGGACGTATCAAAATGCGTCCTGCCGTAGAACTTTCTTACCTTGATGAAGATTGCCAGCGTGATGTGGTTGATGAAATCGACCTGAATGACGCAACCCCGTCACACGACCAGACAATCCGTATGCGAAAGTTATTCAACGAGGGCAACCTTACAACCGAAGCAATCCACGCTGTTATGTCTGAGGAAAAGCCGAATCAAAAGGAAAAAATCGTGTTGAGGGGCGACAGAGTAAGGCAGCTTATCCCGAAAAACATTCCCGTCAGTCAGACGGAGGATTTTGTCTGCAAAGCATTGGAGCATTACAACAAGTTCTTGCGTAACCGTGCAGAGCGTGACAGCAGATAG
- a CDS encoding ParA family protein, whose protein sequence is MSNCKTISVCNQKGGVGKTTTTVNLGVGLAMQGKKVLLIDADPQGDLTTCLGWQDTDGLGITLATKLTDVINETMTDPMVGILHHEEGVDLVPANLELSAMEFNLMNAMSRETTLKNYLSQVKNRYDYVIIDCMPSLGMVTLNALSAADSVIIPVQAQYLPAKGMTQLVQTISKVKKYINPDIKIDGMLLTLVDSRTNLAKSTVEALRANFGNQIRMYRTQIPIAVKAAETSSKGKSIYAYEPNSTVSKAYAEFTKEVLADGRKKERLHSHEAR, encoded by the coding sequence GTGTCAAACTGCAAAACGATTTCCGTATGTAACCAGAAAGGCGGAGTCGGGAAAACCACCACAACCGTTAATCTCGGAGTCGGGCTTGCAATGCAGGGCAAGAAAGTATTGCTCATAGACGCAGACCCGCAGGGAGATTTAACGACTTGTCTTGGTTGGCAGGATACAGATGGCTTGGGTATCACGCTTGCAACGAAACTCACAGATGTAATCAATGAAACGATGACAGACCCTATGGTTGGTATCCTGCACCACGAAGAAGGTGTTGACCTTGTTCCGGCAAACCTTGAGCTTTCAGCAATGGAATTTAACCTTATGAACGCAATGAGCAGAGAAACTACACTCAAGAACTATCTGAGTCAAGTGAAGAACAGATATGATTATGTAATTATAGACTGTATGCCTTCACTTGGTATGGTTACTCTCAATGCTTTATCGGCAGCAGACAGTGTTATTATTCCGGTTCAGGCTCAGTATTTGCCTGCAAAGGGTATGACACAGCTTGTGCAGACCATTTCAAAAGTAAAGAAGTATATCAATCCGGATATTAAGATAGACGGTATGCTGCTTACTTTGGTGGATAGCCGAACAAACCTTGCAAAGAGTACGGTGGAAGCACTCAGGGCAAACTTCGGTAATCAGATAAGAATGTATCGAACACAAATCCCGATTGCCGTAAAAGCCGCAGAAACTTCTTCCAAAGGCAAAAGCATTTATGCTTATGAGCCAAACAGCACAGTGTCTAAGGCATACGCTGAATTTACAAAGGAGGTGTTAGCCGATGGCAGGAAGAAAGAGCGACTTCACTCTCACGAAGCTCGATGA
- a CDS encoding N-6 DNA methylase: MGSSDELPSQLGTGNRESGSDIRLEYYDRTHEDKSLPFFGRDEVINEILRTTPHLSASLEEIKDYYERNPDNKDRTEYIKSIFNNDYTELTLEDGGTVGYKTFENVLHLWEGKYDSRTAQSFYDWAVIARHFEAMRLLGELSDSIKPLPSMDGQMTFILDGRAEEKKTSAFVFSQEIIDAVLANGSGFSEGKMRIYEQFEKSLSAKENADFLKNEYGWGGSYPVIIGAGIDESHDGKGITITKGIGKENPHITLSWSQVEKRIGELIRMDRYLNPKEKERYPQWLESQEERRAKIEEMKRNREILSNAPPEQEVEPAEKEPEEAEQPQDVQYEYHLGDKVYIGASEYEILSVDDERVMLYDYDMPLFNKEFSRTEFDRKVRENPMNEHLIVKEEPAEERNETEEVQTNMGSMPIEDYREIVASQSGFDSYDEMYHQGYRIGNGYDKEPEPVVPAWEHKKKVKGFDLHPDVPMADRHTFNLRENEVETVGKKERFRRNIMAIQLLKKCQEENRFATPEEQIILSKYVGWGGLSEAFDENNSAWATEYLELSSVLTPEEYASARESTLTAFYTPPEVITAIYKAMEQMGFQEGNLLEPSCGIGNFIGMLPDTMQDSKIYGVELDTISAGIAQQLYQKTTIAAQGFEETNLPDSFFDGVVGNVPFGDFKVSDKRYDKHKFLIHDYFFAKSLDKLRPGGVMALVTSKGTMDKETLAVRKYIAQRAELLGAIRLPNNTFKGNAGTEVVSDILILQKRDRLIDIEPDWVHLDTDENGIKMNSYFVQHPEMILGEMKMVSGRFGMEATCVPYENADLAAQLDEAVANIHGEITEYETEEELEEEDNSIPADPTVRNFSYTVVDDKIYYRENSRMTPVEVSATAENRIKGMIAIRNSVRTLIELQTEDYPDSEIKAEQERLNRLYDTFSGKYGLINSRANTSAFSQDSSFSLLSALEIIGEDGELERKADMFSKRTIKPHTPVTSVDTASEALAVSLGEKATIDMDYMMELSGKSENEIFEDLKGVIFLNPLYEYGNAYEPKYLMADEYLSGNVREKLRIAKNSAELYPEDYKVNVEALQKVQPKDLTASEISVRLGATWLPPDDVQEFIFHLLETPRYAQWNIKVHFSPFTSEWNMEGKSYDKGNVRAYNTYGTSRINAYKIIEETLNLKDVRIFDYIEDDEGKKKAVLNKKETAIAQSKQEMIKQEFQDWIWSDPERRERLCKSYNEKFNSVRPREYDGSHIIFNGMNPEIELREHQKNAVAHILYGGNTLLAHAVGAGKTFEMVAAAQESKRLGLCNKSLFVVPNHLTEQWAAEYLQLYPAANILVATKKDFETKNRKKFCGRIATGDYDAVIIGHSQFEKIPMSIERQRAILEQQLEEITGGIAELKRNRGENFSIKQLEKSKKSIKQKLDKLNDQTKKDDVVTFEELGVDRLYIDESHYYKNLYLYTKMRNVGGIAQTEAQKSSDLFMKCRYLDEITGGRGTVFATGTPISNSMVELYTIQRYLQYNTLVKNGLQHFDAWASTFGETITAVELTPEGYTLVGR, translated from the coding sequence ATGGGTTCGTCTGATGAACTCCCTTCGCAGCTCGGCACAGGAAATCGTGAAAGCGGAAGTGATATTCGCTTAGAGTATTACGACAGAACGCATGAGGATAAAAGCCTTCCGTTCTTTGGACGTGATGAAGTAATCAATGAAATTCTCAGGACGACACCACATTTGTCAGCTAGTCTGGAAGAAATCAAAGATTATTATGAACGTAATCCTGATAACAAAGACCGTACAGAGTATATAAAGAGTATTTTCAATAATGATTATACCGAACTTACTTTAGAGGACGGCGGGACAGTAGGGTACAAGACCTTTGAAAACGTTCTGCATTTGTGGGAGGGCAAATACGACAGCAGAACCGCACAGAGCTTTTATGATTGGGCTGTTATTGCCCGACACTTTGAAGCTATGCGATTACTGGGAGAATTAAGTGACAGCATAAAACCATTACCGTCAATGGACGGTCAGATGACATTCATATTAGACGGTCGGGCAGAGGAAAAGAAAACCTCTGCCTTTGTTTTTTCTCAGGAGATTATCGACGCTGTTCTTGCGAATGGAAGCGGATTTTCTGAGGGAAAAATGCGTATCTATGAACAGTTTGAAAAAAGCCTTTCTGCAAAAGAAAATGCCGACTTCTTGAAAAATGAATACGGTTGGGGCGGTTCTTATCCCGTCATAATCGGGGCAGGCATTGATGAGAGCCACGATGGAAAAGGTATTACGATTACGAAAGGCATCGGTAAAGAAAATCCACATATCACACTTTCGTGGTCGCAGGTGGAGAAGCGTATCGGGGAACTTATCCGAATGGACAGATACTTAAATCCAAAGGAAAAAGAACGTTATCCTCAGTGGCTTGAAAGTCAAGAGGAACGCAGAGCCAAAATCGAGGAAATGAAAAGAAATCGTGAGATACTCTCTAATGCACCACCGGAGCAGGAGGTTGAACCAGCCGAAAAAGAACCTGAAGAAGCAGAACAGCCGCAAGATGTGCAGTATGAATATCATCTTGGCGATAAGGTGTATATCGGTGCTTCTGAGTATGAAATCTTATCTGTTGATGATGAGAGAGTAATGCTCTATGACTATGATATGCCACTGTTCAATAAGGAATTTTCACGCACAGAGTTTGACAGAAAAGTGCGTGAGAACCCGATGAATGAGCATTTGATTGTGAAGGAAGAACCTGCCGAAGAAAGAAATGAAACGGAAGAAGTTCAGACCAATATGGGCAGTATGCCGATTGAGGATTATCGAGAGATAGTAGCTTCACAGTCAGGTTTTGACAGCTATGATGAGATGTATCATCAGGGGTATCGCATAGGAAACGGTTATGATAAAGAGCCTGAGCCGGTAGTTCCTGCTTGGGAGCATAAGAAAAAGGTCAAGGGCTTTGACCTGCACCCTGATGTGCCTATGGCAGACCGTCATACCTTTAATCTCAGAGAAAATGAGGTTGAAACAGTTGGTAAAAAAGAACGCTTCCGCAGAAATATTATGGCGATACAGCTTCTTAAAAAATGTCAGGAAGAAAACAGATTTGCCACTCCTGAAGAACAGATTATCTTATCAAAGTATGTCGGTTGGGGTGGGCTTTCAGAAGCCTTTGATGAAAATAATTCAGCGTGGGCAACTGAATATCTGGAACTTTCTTCGGTATTAACACCGGAGGAATATGCTTCGGCAAGAGAAAGCACGTTGACTGCGTTCTACACGCCGCCCGAAGTAATAACAGCCATTTATAAGGCAATGGAGCAGATGGGCTTTCAGGAGGGCAACTTGTTAGAGCCGTCCTGCGGTATCGGTAATTTCATCGGTATGCTGCCGGACACAATGCAGGACAGTAAGATTTACGGTGTGGAACTTGATACGATTTCCGCAGGGATTGCACAGCAGCTTTATCAGAAAACAACCATTGCGGCACAAGGATTTGAAGAAACCAATTTGCCGGACAGCTTCTTTGATGGAGTGGTTGGTAATGTGCCTTTTGGAGATTTTAAGGTATCGGATAAAAGGTATGACAAGCATAAGTTCCTGATACACGATTACTTTTTTGCAAAGTCCCTTGATAAGTTAAGACCCGGCGGTGTGATGGCTCTTGTAACGAGCAAAGGCACAATGGATAAGGAAACTTTAGCAGTACGAAAGTATATTGCACAGAGAGCAGAGCTTCTTGGAGCAATTCGATTGCCGAATAATACCTTTAAGGGTAATGCAGGAACGGAAGTCGTTTCGGATATTCTTATCCTGCAAAAGAGAGACAGACTGATAGATATTGAGCCGGATTGGGTTCATCTTGATACCGATGAGAACGGAATTAAGATGAACTCTTATTTTGTGCAGCACCCTGAAATGATACTTGGAGAAATGAAGATGGTATCGGGGCGTTTCGGTATGGAAGCAACTTGTGTACCGTATGAAAATGCAGACCTTGCAGCACAGCTTGATGAAGCGGTAGCAAATATTCACGGAGAAATCACGGAATATGAAACCGAGGAAGAACTGGAGGAGGAAGATAATTCTATTCCGGCAGACCCAACAGTGCGAAACTTTTCCTATACGGTAGTGGACGATAAAATCTATTATCGTGAAAATTCCCGTATGACTCCGGTGGAAGTGTCGGCAACCGCAGAGAACCGAATTAAGGGTATGATTGCTATTAGAAATTCCGTCAGAACGCTGATTGAATTGCAGACAGAAGATTACCCTGACAGCGAAATCAAAGCGGAGCAGGAGCGATTAAACAGACTTTATGATACCTTTTCAGGTAAGTACGGACTCATTAACAGCCGTGCAAATACTTCTGCTTTCTCGCAGGACAGTTCATTCTCTTTGCTTTCCGCATTGGAGATAATCGGAGAGGACGGAGAACTGGAGCGTAAGGCTGATATGTTTTCTAAGAGGACAATTAAGCCGCATACTCCGGTTACTTCTGTTGATACGGCAAGCGAAGCATTGGCGGTATCTCTTGGAGAAAAAGCTACGATTGATATGGACTATATGATGGAGCTTTCCGGTAAATCGGAGAATGAAATCTTTGAGGACTTAAAGGGTGTTATCTTCTTAAATCCGCTTTATGAGTATGGTAATGCTTACGAACCGAAGTATCTGATGGCTGATGAATACCTTTCGGGTAATGTCAGGGAGAAGCTGAGAATTGCAAAGAACTCGGCAGAACTCTATCCGGAAGATTATAAGGTCAATGTGGAAGCACTTCAAAAGGTGCAGCCGAAAGACCTGACTGCAAGTGAAATTTCCGTGCGACTTGGTGCAACTTGGCTGCCACCGGACGATGTGCAGGAGTTTATCTTTCATTTGCTTGAAACACCACGCTATGCACAGTGGAATATCAAAGTTCACTTCTCTCCATTTACGAGTGAGTGGAATATGGAGGGCAAATCTTACGACAAAGGAAATGTAAGGGCATATAACACTTACGGAACTTCCCGCATCAATGCCTATAAGATTATCGAGGAAACGCTGAACTTAAAAGATGTGCGTATCTTTGATTATATCGAAGATGATGAGGGAAAGAAAAAAGCTGTCCTGAATAAAAAGGAAACAGCGATTGCTCAGTCGAAGCAGGAAATGATTAAGCAGGAATTTCAGGACTGGATATGGTCTGACCCTGAACGAAGGGAAAGGCTTTGCAAATCCTACAATGAGAAATTCAATAGCGTCAGACCTCGTGAGTATGATGGAAGTCATATCATCTTCAATGGTATGAACCCTGAAATTGAACTCAGGGAACATCAGAAAAATGCGGTTGCCCATATCCTTTACGGAGGAAATACGCTTCTTGCACACGCAGTCGGAGCAGGAAAAACTTTTGAAATGGTAGCGGCAGCACAGGAGTCGAAAAGGCTTGGACTTTGTAATAAGTCACTGTTTGTTGTACCAAATCACTTGACCGAACAATGGGCGGCTGAGTATTTGCAGCTCTATCCAGCGGCGAATATCCTTGTCGCAACAAAGAAAGATTTTGAAACCAAGAATCGTAAAAAGTTCTGCGGCAGGATTGCAACCGGAGATTATGACGCCGTTATCATCGGACATTCACAGTTTGAGAAAATCCCGATGTCCATTGAAAGACAGAGGGCAATCTTAGAACAGCAGCTTGAGGAGATAACCGGAGGAATTGCAGAACTCAAGCGAAACCGAGGGGAAAACTTCTCCATAAAGCAGCTTGAAAAGTCAAAGAAATCTATCAAGCAGAAACTTGATAAACTCAATGACCAGACGAAAAAAGATGATGTTGTAACCTTTGAGGAACTTGGTGTAGACAGGCTTTATATTGATGAAAGCCATTATTACAAGAACCTTTATCTTTATACAAAAATGCGTAATGTGGGCGGTATCGCACAGACGGAAGCACAGAAATCTTCCGACCTCTTTATGAAGTGCCGTTACCTTGACGAGATTACCGGAGGACGAGGAACCGTATTTGCAACGGGTACACCTATCTCAAACAGTATGGTGGAACTCTACACGATACAGCGATATTTGCAGTACAACACGCTTGTGAAAAATGGATTACAGCACTTTGATGCCTGGGCTTCCACTTTCGGAGAAACTATTACGGCAGTGGAACTTACACCGGAGGGCTATACTTTAGTAGGACGATAA